The stretch of DNA ACCGGCCTCGCTCCCTCCATCGGGGGCTCAGCAGCGTCCGGACCCACCTCCACGTTTCCCTGGCCTCGTGCTGGTCGCTCGGGCTGTTCTGCTTTGCTGAGCGCAGAGCAGTCTCTGTAGAGACCCCCCTGCACAGGACGTGCGCAGGACTGGGGCCAGTTCCTCAGGGCAGCtccacgcccccccgcccccccccccccccccccgtccccacccGGGATGTCAAAACAGGAGCCAGCTGCCATTGGTGTCTTCCGCGGTGAGCATCACAGCTCCTATTGGGAACTGTAGCCAGTAAATCGGTGAGCACGTGTGAAACCTCAGCGTGGCCGGAGCGACCACGGGCCTCGCCCCAAAGCCAGAAACCAGGGAAGAAAACCTGACAGACGTGGCTCCATAACAAATTTAAAACTTGCACATCGCAAAGAACACAAGCAAAAAGCTAAACCctaccctggccggtttggctcagtggatagagtcggcctgtgggtcccgggtttgattccaggcaagggcacaggcctgggttgcgagctccatccccagtagggggcgtgcaggaggcagctgatcaatgaggctctctcatcatggatgtttcgatctctctctccctttcccttcctctctggcaccgctaaaaaaaaatagagaagacaaGACTAATTTTCtaacagcaaaagaaagaaaaagctaaaccccaagtggaaagaaaaatgagaaactgaAACATAAATGGTAGCTCAGCAGTACGTGGAGGAGATGGACTGAAAGCCCTGACAGAGAAAGCTCTGGGTGCGGAGAAGTCACAcacaaggaagaggaagaaaaggagaaacacaCAGAACACGGCAGGCAAGTTTCCAAATGGCCAAAAACGAGAGGCAAAGGCGTCACCGGCAGCCCGAGAACTGAGAGCAGAGTGAGGAGCCCTGGCTCCTGGTGAGGGCGGCAGGCCACGCCccgaagggtcgagggttcaattccaggtcaagggcgcgcacctgggctgcaggttcaatccccggcaggtgcgggaggcaaccaattgatgtgtctcaggcaggtgttcctctctctctccccctccctccctcccctctcctctctctaaaagtcactGGGAAAAGATGTCCTCGGGCGAGGactaacaacaaataaataaaaaagcacgCGGTGAAAAGGCTGTTTGCCTGGGAGGCTGCCGGAAAGGGAAGGGCCCGGCCAGTTCAGGCCACTCACCCTCCTCGGCCGGCGGGGCTGGGCGGCATTTTGGCAAAATGCATCCTAGTCTTTGGCCCCAGCTGTCTCTTCTAAGCACTTACCCTGAGGCACACTCAGGCGACGTGTTATCAGAGGCCACTGCACCACCTAACCAGGGAGGCACATgccaacatatttatttatagtcTGCATTTCCGGGTTGTTAGCAACTCATCAGGCACCTTTTCCCAGATCTTGGGTAATGAATATtactcatttttttgtttgtttttgggttttttttttgtttttgtttgtttttattcttttttgttattttttttgtttagttcttttcctccttatttttttaaatatattttattgaatttttacagagaggcagggagagggatagagagttagaaacgttgatgagagaaacatcgatcagctgcctcctgcacaccccctactggggatgtgcctgcaacccaggttcatgcacttgaccggaatcgaacctgggacctttcagtctgcaggctgacgctctattcactgagccaaaccagtcagggctcctcatttttttaactgatgtttacagagaggaaaggatggggggaaagagaaacaccaatgagccgaacatccatcggctgcctcctgcacgccccctactggggatcaagcccgaaacctaaGCACAGGCCCGGACTGGGAACAGAATCTGACCCTTGTAATGAGAAAACATTGATTAAAACAGTTCACCGAAGCATTAAAACCACTTCCCATGGGTTTCTTAACACTCAGCCGCCACGGTTCCCGGACGCTGGAGACTAGGAGGACCCCTCCTCGGCCCAGGGAAACGCcgctggtttttatttttccagacgCTGGCGTTTTCCAGACAGGAAACGGACGCCCGGTTTACCCCCACAGCCTCCGTGTCGGCCGCAGAGGCAGCCGGCAgggacggacggacagacagacaggagaCGCGGCTGTCTTCCTCTTGTCCTGCCCCTTGCACAGTGGGGGTTCGTCCCCACGGCCCTGGCACCCTGAGCGGCACCCGTGGGCCGTGGGCGACGATCTCTGGATTGTTTGAGAAATTAAACTGGGAAGgcggccctagccggcttggctcagtggatagagcgtcggcctgcggactgaagggtcccaggttcgattccggtcaagggtacatgcctggattgtgggcttgatccccagtggggagtgtgcaggaggcagccgatcaatgattctctctcatcattgatgtttctgtccctctctcctcccttcctctctgaaatcaataaagaaatatatttttaaaaaaacaaaaaactggggaAGCGTCCAAGCCTCCGTTCTGTGACAGAACCCGCgtgtcccctccccgccccctccccatcagGCCAGGTGAGCAggacaggaggggtggggggtggcaccaggcccGGCCCCCATGGGAGCCAGTCACCAgttccccccactccctcctccagcGCCCCACACGCTCAGAGGCCCTGTGgccagtcctccctccctccctcccttccttccttccattctttctttaatttattctttattgacttcagagatgaaggggagacagaaacaccagtgatgaggatctctgaccggctgcctcctgcaccccctactggggatggagccggccaCCCCGCCTGTGACCTCCTGACTcgcaggtcgaagctcaaccacgaAGCCACCCGGCTGGGCCCGGTGGCCAGTTCTCGAGTGACTGCGGGAAGCTTCTGTGAAACACGGGCTGGAGCCCGCcggcctggctccctgggccaTGACCCCGAGGCCACGGCAGCCGGAGGCCTGGATGGAGCTGGCCCTGCAGCGCGCAGCTGGGGGCGCCTGGGGCCGGGCAGGGGACCGGCTgcctccagggctggggccaggctcTCCGGGACTCGGCAGCTCACGACCCCGGCCTGGACCTCAGAATCCAGCAGCCGcccgcacccccctcccagcctgcactCCCACCTCGGGGTGCAGGGCGGGCCTCCCCGACTCCCGGCACCGAGTGGTGGAGGACAGGGCGGCCCCCCCCCGGGGGTCCCCGCCTCCGCAGGGCTGTGGGGGTCACACCAACAGCAGTTCACCGCGGCGCCGGGACCCAGTCGGAGGTGGGGCGGCCCCGGCTCCGCAGCGGCCGGCAGGTGGGCGCGCGCTCGCCGGGCGGGGGTCCGGCCGGGCCGCGCGCCTCCCCCGGAACTCGGCCGTGCCATTCCCATGATGCCCAGCCAGCGGGCACGGCTTCCGGAGCGCGGCCGcagcgcccgccgccgccggtaggtccggggagggggcgccgggggtcgccccgccccgcgcgccccgccctcCGCGCGGCCCCGGACGCCGGGCGGGGGTGCGGGGAGCGGCGCCGGGGAGCAGGCGGCCCAGCCCCCTCCGCGCGGCCGAGGGGCGGGGCGCCGGGACCCCGCGGCCCCGCGCGCCCCCCGCGCGCCGCTGCTCCCCGGGGACGCGGGCCGGACCGGCcggcgcggggggggggcggcggcgaggggccgggcggcgggcggaGGTGAGCGCCGCGCAGGGCGGAGGGCGGCGGGCAGGCCGCGGACGGCGGCCCGGGCCCCGGGgagggcgcgcggggcgggggcgcgatCGCCGGGCGCGGGGGCTGGTACCGCCCGGACGGGGGTCGCGGCCCCCGaggcagccccggccccgccgccgcgTCGCCCGCCCCTGCGAGTCCCCCGGTCGGGAAgccggcggggcgcggggcgcacCAGGTGAGGCGCAGGTGAGGGCCCGGGGTCCGCTTCCGGCCGGCGCGGCGCCCCCACCCTCGGAGCGCGGCCGAGGACCCCCGACCCCGCGGAAGGGCAGTGGCGTCCGGCGCAGCTTCCGGGAGGGTCCCTGGCGCCCCGCGGCCCCTGGACCCAGAGGCAGCCCAACCGGGGTGCAGactgcgggcggggggggggcctgcccctcccctgcggTGCTCGCCCCACGTGGCTGAGGACCTGGTCGGCCCGGCAGAGGCAGTGCGGGCACCAGCGCCCCCAGGAAGGgagcacggcgggggggggggggggggaagggtcagCTGTGAGGGCCTCACCCTGCCTCGGACCCCAGGCACCGCTTGGCCCTGCAGCTCTGCTTGGGGACGAGCTGCGGGATGTGAGGTCTGGCCTCCTAGCTggcccaccccccatcccccacctcccacctcccacctccggTTGGCCTGCCGGGCCCTCCCCTCCGTAATCCCGGGGGACTCCCCCCCCAACCCGGAAGGCACCAGGGGCTGGACCACTGTGGGTGATGTGTGGGGGCACTAGGGGATGTATGGGGCCACTAGGGGATGTGTGGGGGGCATTAGGGGATGTATGGGGGCATTAGGGGATGTATGGGGGCATTAGGGGATGTGTGGGGGGCATTAGGAGATGTACGGGGGCATTAGGGGATGTGTGGGGGCATTAGGAGATGTGGGGGGCATTAGGGGGTGTATGGGGGGCATTAGGGGGTGTATGGGGCCACTAGGGGATGTGTGGGGGCCActagggggtgtgtggggggcacTAGGGGATGTATGGGGGCATTAGGGGATGTATGGGGGCATTAGGAGATGTATGGGGGCATTAGGGGATGTGTGGGGGGCATTAGGGGATGTATGGGGGCACTAGGGGATGTATGGGGGCATTAGGGGATGTATGGGGGCATTAGGGGATGTGTGGGGGCATTAGGGGATGTGTGGGGGCATTAGGGGATGTATGGGGGCATTAGGGGATGTGTGGGGGCATTAGGGGATGTGTGGGGGCATTAGGTGCAGGGAGCCGGGCTGTGCAAGATCCAGGCCAGTGTTCTCCGCCCGGAGGAGTGTGTCCAGCCTGAGAGGATGCCCAGGGCCCGTCACCACTTTTCAGTTCTGGCAGCACGCGGCTTTGGGGTCCGGCTGGGTGTCCCCCCAGCCAGCTCGGACCTGGCCTGGGCTCTCGGGGTGCAGGGGCAGTGTGGTCTAGGGAGTTCTCCTGAGAGGTTCCCTCGGCAGTTGCTTTAAAGCGACAGGCTGTTGCTGGAGACGCCCCTGAGTGTTTAACCTGGATCTTGCACGGGGCAGGCGGACCGTTCACAAACccggcgtcctcaaactacggccgtttgtttttttacttcaaaataagatctgtgcagtgtgcataggaatttgttcagtttttttaaactatagtctggccctctcccggcctgagggacagggaacgGCCCGTTTAAAAAGTGAGGACCCTGTCACAAACTATTGGGTAGAGTCCGAGCTCTACAGCCGGCCAAGGCCGTCCGCCTTCCGCTCGGTCAGCACTCAGCACCGGCCCCTGGCTCTCCCGGCTTTGCCTCCCGGTGGAAACCACTGCGGCCTGTCCGCGGGCCGCGCTGACGGGAGTGCTGAAGGGTTAGCATTCTCCGTCGCGGCCCCTCCATCGCTGGTGCCCACTGCTCTGCGGCTGGGATGTGAGGGCAAGGGCGtgggtgccagggctgggggctgggccaccTGCTTCCCCCACCGTCCCGGTGCCCCTGGGCCCAGCGGGTGGTAAACTAGTGATGAACTCGATTTGGCCGCAGGGAGAATTCTTCCAAAATTAATTTTGGGCCCTTAAATTGATGCTGTTTCTTTCCATAAAGATATACATGTATGATCAGCCTGTGAACTCCGTGTCTCTGCCTCTATCCTGGCAGCGCAAAGTCTCTCACACGTGGGAAAGGACCCCACGCGGGCAGGTGGGCGATGGAGACCTCAGGCCCGGGAGGCGCCAGCGTTGGCCACTTTATCCAAACTCCGAACCTGGACTTGAAGAGAGTTCCAAGTAAAGGCAAGAATCCCTTGACACTGGTTtcctggtttgtgtgtgtgtaatatatggtgtgtttttttatttccgagggagagggagagagagatagaaacatcaacgatgagagagaatcatggattggctgcctcctgtacgccccccactgggcatcaagcccacagcacaggcatgtaccctgaccaggaatcgaactgtgacctcctggttcataggtcgacgctcaaccactgagccacggcagctGGGCTACATTAGACATCTAtacatataatctatatatataaaaggctaatatgctaagggtcTTACTgtctgaccggtcactatgatgcacattgaccaccagggggcagacactcccaggagctgcccctgtgACGCAcgctggccatttacagagaaacggcaactcggacctggcacccacaaagcaacactcggcttcccccaaatgggacacaggccccgccaccaccccagagcaacaccccaccaaatcgcagccgtcGCTGCCGAGACCCCGTGGCGCAAAATGCcaccggcttcctctccctagcgaccagcctccttgcagtttcttcagcccaggaacacgacctgctttacagccaggtgcagacatttcacactttaaccaaatgtctgtgaagcgtttcccgtgcctcatctcatttgatcctcactgaagtcctggagtaggtagagaggagactcagtggaatcctattttcttttcattagctggaaaacggagatttagaaagcttagaaacttgacccgactgaacagaagtaagaaatggtggaccttgacaatgacttcaggtttctcactgcacagaatatagtcagacacggctgcagttaaatatttcaccctttgttctccctgcgtgatctacaataacaatctgcttcgtgttgatactTACTGCTGTGTTCCTGACAATGACctggaagagaagttggggtgcttcactgggctgggaaaagcttagctacatcagaaagtgggtctaattaagcaagtttgttctctGTAAAAGGCTGAGTTGACTCGCGCGTGTGCGATAcctataaagctctcgctggcgccaatcgcacccgtgtgtttcgatctgtcattgtccatCGTGAATTtggctgacacttctattacagagaaagggcgaatagcgatattaaaatattccttctaattaatttcctttcaatgtgcacgaatccgtgcaccgggccactggttTTTAAGTAAAAAGTGACTCTGTAGAGATGTTTGGGGAAGTGATTGCTGAGTTGCTCACCTCTTTAATGTCCTCTCTCAGGGGCTCGCTGCTCCCGTCAAGAATGAACCGACCCCCGGGGTCCCGCCCGCTCACCCCCTAGGGTCCGAGTCCTCCTGCCCTGGAACCTGCAGAGAAGGGAGTGCGGCCTTCATCgcctgggcccctgggcagcCCCCGGAGGTACGAGAAGCCTGTTCTCTCTCAGAGAAGGTGGGGGTGCCGCGTGGGCGCAGGGACGGGGAAGGGCAGACACGTGTGCATTCACATGGGCGCTTCTGGGCGGGCGGCTGagccctccccgcccagcccaggACGCTGAGGCCACGCAGCCCGAGGCCCCTGCCGACCAGACGCTGACCCTCTGTCCCTCCCGCAGTGCGTCTCACCCGCGTCTCTCTTCCCCGCAGGATGTGAAGCGAGCGGCGGACAGACCGGCCCCCGCGTGCCTCCGTCGGCCGCTAGGATGTTCCTCATGAACGCGCCTCCCGTGCTCCCTCTCCAGTCCGCGTGGGAGGCCTGCGGGCCGCCGGGGAGCTGTCGGTTTCCCGGCCGCCTCTCGGAGCCGGAGGGCGCGGCGGGCGCGGCGGTGAGCGCCCGGGTGCAGATGATCATCAGCTCGCTGCGGGGCGACCGGGCAGCGCGGGGCCGGAGCCAGGAGCGCGCCCTGCACCGAGGCCACAGGGGCCGCCACGCCCAGCCGGCCGCCGCCCCCGCCTGCGGGCTTGCTGCTCACTCGGACCCCAAGAGGAGGGAGGCGGCCTCGGCCCCCGGCGCCCCGGGGCGGGACTCGGACAGTGACGACTCCGTGGACCGGGGCATCGAGGAGGCCATCCAGGAGTACCTGAAGGCCAAGAGCGGGGCCGCCGACCGGGACCCTCGGTGCCACCCGGAGCCGCCTCCGAACAGCGCCCCGACTACCCCGTGTCCCCCAACGCGGGCCCCTGGCTCGGGAGGCATCCCCGGTGGCCGCGTGGGAGCCGGCCAGGCCCCGGGCTCCGCCTCCCCGGGCAGCGTCAGCAGCGAGGACTCCTTCGAGCAGGGCATCCGGGCGGAGATAGAGCGGTTCCTGAGGGAGAAGAGGCGGCACGAGGCCCCGCAGGGCGAGCGGCCGGCGGACAGAAAGCCCAGCCCCGGCGCCCACCTGGCCACACCCGCCCTCAGGCCCGGCAAAGAGCTTGTTTTCCAGAATCCTCCCCGGTTGGCCACGGCAGCCGCGCCGCCCAGGAGCCTCAGGTCCAAGGTCGCCGCCGAGCCCGAGAGCGTGGGCGGCCCGAAGCCCGCACCGCCCCGGCCGGCCGCCGCCTGCCGCACTGCGGACGCCCCCGGGAAGGGCCGGGTCAGGAGGAACCTGGGCCCCGGGCGGCGGGGACAGGGAGTCAGGAGCACCGGCCCGGACCCCGTGCGCGCGGCGGCCGACTCCAGCAGCGACGACGGCATCGAGGAGGCCATCCAGCGGTACCAgcgggagaagaggaaggaggcgAGCGGGGACCTGCCCCAGAAAACCCCGCCCGGGGAGCCGCCGCCCGTCCCTCCTGCCCACGGCGCCAGCCACGCCCCGAAAAGTGCCTTGCCCGACACCCCCAGGAGAGCGCCGGGCAAGAGGAAGCCCGTGGCCTCGAAGGCTGCGGACCTGGGCCCGGGCGGCCTGGACCCCGACCACCCCTCCAAGCCACCAAGGGAGCCCAAagcccccgccgccccgggcAGCACGGCGGCCAGGAGCCGGTTTGCGGACGGGGCCTCGTGCCGCGCGGACTCCGCCGAGCTGATGTGCGCCGAGGCGATCCTGGACATCTCCAAGACCATCCTGCCGGCCCCCGGGGAGGCCGGAGCCGGGCCCCCGCCCGCCAGCCCGCTCCCTGGTCCCCGCAGGGGGCCTTCCCGCTCGGATGGCGACAGCAGCTCTGTGGACAGCGACGACAGCATAGAGCAGGAGATCCGGAACTTTCTGGCGCTGAAGGCACAGTCGGGGACTTTGCTGGCCAGAGCGGACACCTGCCCGCCGCCCACACAGAGCCCCCTGCTGCCGCCGGGCCCCCCCGGGCAGGCTGGTGACGCCAAGGCCCCCGTCCCTAAAGCCCCGGGGCCTCCGCTGAGCTGCGGGAGGAAACGCAGGGCAGGCGGCGGCGCCGTGCGGTCGTTGACACCCAAGAAAACGAGAGAGGCGGTGAAGGAGGGCGCCCCGGACACCGGCCCCggccaggcccctgggagggaCGGCGAGGCCCCTGGGAGGGACGGCGAGGCCAGGGGGCAGTGCCCCCCCTGCAGGACGGCCGGGCTGGGGGATGAGCACGGAGCCGCGGACGCGAGGGGCGGGGTGGCGCCGGGCCCCGGGAAGGAGGCCGAGGCCCCGCGTGCGGACGGGAAGGAGAGCTCGGAGGACAAGAGCAGCTCGCTGGACAGCGACGAGGACCTGGACACGGCCATCAAGGACCTGCTGCGGTCCAAGCGGAGGCTCAGGAGGCGCTGGAGGGACCCGCGCGCCGGGGGCCGGAAGAAGGTCCGGTTCGGCAGCACCGAGGCGGGGGCCCTGGGTCCGCAGGGCGGCCCCCAGAGAGGCGGCCGGGACCGAAGCCCGGCCGTGCTGAGAAGCTGCCTCTCCAAGTCCAAGAGGGACGGCTGGGCGGGCCCGCCCGGGAGACCTTCCCGTGGCTTCCGCGGCCCCACGGAGAGCGCCAGGCCGGGCGGCGTTGGGCCCGCGgacccgccccaggccctcccgTCCGGGCCGAGTCCATTCCCCAGCGAGGCCGAGGCCCGCCACCGCCCCGGCTCAGCCGCCGGCCCCGGCCTCCGGTCTGATGACAGCAGCTCCGTGGACAGCGACGACAGCATCGAGCTGGAGATCCGGAAGTTTCTGGCCGAAAAGGCCAAGGAGACGGAGAGCGGCTCAGAAACTCCGGGAGCGGCTCCGGGGAGCGGGCCCAGGCCAGAGCCACTGTGCCGGAAGggggcggccccggccccggccccggccccgcagccGGGCATGTGCACACGGagccagaggggcagggggaccCCTCAGCCAACGGCGGGGCCCCGGGGCACCCCCCGCACGGAGCCGGCCTGCCTCCCCGCTGCTCCGCCCAGAGGCCAGCCGGGGGCGCCCCGGAGCAGCAGTGGGACCGTGTCGGCCAGAGGGTCCCCCGCGGGCAAGAGAAGCCTTCATCCTCACAGAGACCAGAGCCCGCGAGGGGCGTCCAGCGTGGCGGAGGCGGAGGCCCGGGCGCGGAGTCCCGGGGGGGCCTTGCCCGTGGCCTCTCAGAGCCGGAGCGCCCCGACTCGGAGCCCGCGAGCCGACAGGGAGGGGGGGCCCCAGGCCGGCCTCACCCTCCCGTGGGGCGAGTTCGCCCCCCAGAGTCCCCTGCAGGGCACGTGGGCGCTGAGCTCAGAAGGCAGGGACGTGGCGTGGAAGGGGGCGCTGGGGAGCGAGAGGGAGGGGGCGCCGGAGGGCCAGGCCCGGGGCGCCGCCGGCCTCGCCACGGACCCCAGGAAGGGCCTGCCCTTTGCGGGCTTCTCCCCGCTGCTCCCCACGCAGCTGTTCCACTTCAGGAGCAGTGCGACCTggggggccccgggccccgggctctTCAGCCCCGGCCTGAGCCTGCCGCTGCAGGGCCCGGCCTTCTCGGCCTTCAGGGAGGCCCCCGCCGGCCACGCGGGCCGGTTCGGACGCTCACGCCTGCTCGGGAAGGAGGCCCGGCCCTGGCCCCGGAGGAGGGCACTGGGCTCGCGCGGCGGCAGGAACTCGGGCTCCGACGAGGACGTGTTGGACCTGAGGTATCGACGGCGGGCGGATCGAGACGAGGACCGGGAGGCCTGGCGCAGCGACACCAGCGAGCTGAGCGACACGTCCGTGGAGGACGGCAGCCCCGTGGCCAAGGGCAAAGTCCTCCAGCTGTGAGCAGGCGTCCTGGCGCCTGCGTGTCTGGGCCACGCGTGGACGTGCGCGTGGGCCTGTGCGTGTATAGTGACaccgggaagggggaggggccccTGTGACCGCCCTGTACATGTGTAACTAACGGGAAGCGATGCCCTTATTTAACACGTGTGTCCTGGTAAATATGATTTTTGTAgctttttttgtaaattatttaaagtgCTGTAAAAACTATTTTTGGAAACTAGAGCTGTTGGGTTTTGTAGGGCGTCCCCGGCGGTGGTTCGTGGCTTCCCCAGCGcacccgcccccccactcccccgagCCCTGAGGTCTCCGTCCGGGGGTTCCTGGGCGTGGCTGTTAGAGGGGGCCCTGGGCCGGGAGGCTGAGCACGTCCCCTGAGCTCTGCAGCCGCAGCCGTGCGCTTAGCGTCCGTGTCCAGAGCACGATGAGGTCTCaagtgcccggccggcgtggctcgggcTGAGCATCGAATcacgagccaggaggtcagggttcggttcccggtcagggcacaggcccaggttgtgggctcgatccccagtggggggcgtgcaggaagcagctgatcgatgattctctcatcatcgatgtttctctctccccctctcacttctctctgaagtcaaattttttaaagacaCGCTTTGTAAAACAACAAAGGTATTGTCAccttgacaccccccccccccagggttaATGTAAGGGGCCGTTAGAGGGTGAAGCAGGGCAAATCCCGCCCTCCCGGCCTGCAGCCCACGCCAGGCTCGCGGGCAGGCTGCCGGGAGGGGCTCGCGGGGCTCGCGGGCGGGCAGGGCGTTTGGTGCGCTGGCCATTCCGGTGCTGTTGTCAGCGTTGAGCTGTCACAATAGATTAGAAACCTCTTACCCTGACTATCATTAAAAGACAAAAGGTCACCGAAGAGAAATACAGAGGCACCGATGAAAGTAAGCTTTGAGAGTAAGAAGTTCCTGGTTGTAAGCAAACCCGGCAGCTAAATGGAGTGATTAGCAAAGTGCACAAACCTCCCTCTCCCGGGGTTTgctctgggaggggaggagaagggaggggaggggagatgatGAAGCTGGTGGCAGAGCGCGGTTTCCGGGAGCCGTGGATGCCCCATCCAGCACCCTGTGGGGCGGGCTGCTGTCCCCCCGTGTTCCGGTCACCCCACGTCCCGACCGCCTTGTCTGCAGTTCTGGTTGGATGTACGCGCGGGAATGAGCTCGGTACACGGTCCGAAGGGTGTTTTCGTTTCTCCTCGGCCGCGCTGTGCGATCTCCCACACGGGCGAGTTCTGGGAGCACCCAGTCCGCCCAGGGGGTCTGACGCTCCCCCCTCAGGACACAGCTTCCGGTTTGAAAACACGCTCAAGAGACACAACGTCCCTGGGCTGTGGTGGCCGAGCCCCTGATCTGTGCGAAGGTGCAGGAAGTGAGGGCCGGGAGGCGGGTCAGACGCCgggaccccgcccctcccagcacaTCCCCACGGCGGCTCCGGCCGGGGCCCCCGCCTTTGGGCCCTAAGCTTC from Eptesicus fuscus isolate TK198812 chromosome 15, DD_ASM_mEF_20220401, whole genome shotgun sequence encodes:
- the PPP1R26 gene encoding protein phosphatase 1 regulatory subunit 26; this translates as MFLMNAPPVLPLQSAWEACGPPGSCRFPGRLSEPEGAAGAAVSARVQMIISSLRGDRAARGRSQERALHRGHRGRHAQPAAAPACGLAAHSDPKRREAASAPGAPGRDSDSDDSVDRGIEEAIQEYLKAKSGAADRDPRCHPEPPPNSAPTTPCPPTRAPGSGGIPGGRVGAGQAPGSASPGSVSSEDSFEQGIRAEIERFLREKRRHEAPQGERPADRKPSPGAHLATPALRPGKELVFQNPPRLATAAAPPRSLRSKVAAEPESVGGPKPAPPRPAAACRTADAPGKGRVRRNLGPGRRGQGVRSTGPDPVRAAADSSSDDGIEEAIQRYQREKRKEASGDLPQKTPPGEPPPVPPAHGASHAPKSALPDTPRRAPGKRKPVASKAADLGPGGLDPDHPSKPPREPKAPAAPGSTAARSRFADGASCRADSAELMCAEAILDISKTILPAPGEAGAGPPPASPLPGPRRGPSRSDGDSSSVDSDDSIEQEIRNFLALKAQSGTLLARADTCPPPTQSPLLPPGPPGQAGDAKAPVPKAPGPPLSCGRKRRAGGGAVRSLTPKKTREAVKEGAPDTGPGQAPGRDGEAPGRDGEARGQCPPCRTAGLGDEHGAADARGGVAPGPGKEAEAPRADGKESSEDKSSSLDSDEDLDTAIKDLLRSKRRLRRRWRDPRAGGRKKVRFGSTEAGALGPQGGPQRGGRDRSPAVLRSCLSKSKRDGWAGPPGRPSRGFRGPTESARPGGVGPADPPQALPSGPSPFPSEAEARHRPGSAAGPGLRSDDSSSVDSDDSIELEIRKFLAEKAKETESGSETPGAAPGSGPRPEPLCRKGAAPAPAPAPQPGMCTRSQRGRGTPQPTAGPRGTPRTEPACLPAAPPRGQPGAPRSSSGTVSARGSPAGKRSLHPHRDQSPRGASSVAEAEARARSPGGALPVASQSRSAPTRSPRADREGGPQAGLTLPWGEFAPQSPLQGTWALSSEGRDVAWKGALGSEREGAPEGQARGAAGLATDPRKGLPFAGFSPLLPTQLFHFRSSATWGAPGPGLFSPGLSLPLQGPAFSAFREAPAGHAGRFGRSRLLGKEARPWPRRRALGSRGGRNSGSDEDVLDLRYRRRADRDEDREAWRSDTSELSDTSVEDGSPVAKGKVLQL